Within the Deltaproteobacteria bacterium genome, the region GCATATTAAGCTCGAGAGTACCGCTCAGCACGGGGGTGAGGTATGGAAGAAAAGGACGAGGCGCTCATCAGGACCCTGCTCGAGCGAGAGCCGGAGCTCCGGCACTACTACGAGGAGCACGTCGACCTCGAGCGGCGGCTCGGCGCCTTTCAGCAGAAGCTCTACCTGACGCCCGAGGAGGAGATGGAGAAGAAACGGCTCCAGAAGCTGAAGCTCGCCGGCAAGGACAGGATCATGGAGATCCTCTCCCGCTACCGCTCGCACTGAGCGCCCCATGCGCCACGTCATCTCCATCCTGGTCGAGAACGAGTTCGGCGTGCTGGCGCGCGTGGCCGGCCTGTTCAGCGGCCGCGGCTTCAACATCGAGAGCCTGTCGGTGGCCGAGACGCTCGACCCGACCGTGTCGCGCATCACGCTGGTCACGCGGGGCGACGATCAG harbors:
- a CDS encoding DUF465 domain-containing protein — encoded protein: MEEKDEALIRTLLEREPELRHYYEEHVDLERRLGAFQQKLYLTPEEEMEKKRLQKLKLAGKDRIMEILSRYRSH